One Negativicutes bacterium genomic region harbors:
- a CDS encoding ABC transporter permease: protein MDLLYFIVQQTMFFSMPLLLVALGGLFSERSGVVNIALEGIMVVGALASVLFIYLMQTYALLSGNFLLICAVFIAIIAGMLYSLLHAYAAINMKANQVISGTALNLASSPLAILVGRIATGSISGRSVQQIPFENQFHIAKLPLLGDLPLLGPLFFQNTYLTTYLSVAILIVSWVVLYRTKFGLRLRACGEHPQAADSVGINVYRMRYAGVVISGALAGLGGLVFVIPTSTNFNASVAGYGFLALAVLIFGQWKPWRVFAASLFFGAMKTISASYSSIGLLQGFGISSEIYKMIPYFATLIVLVFSSKNSQAPKASGEPYDQGAR, encoded by the coding sequence ATCGACCTGCTTTATTTTATTGTTCAGCAAACCATGTTCTTCTCGATGCCGCTGCTTTTGGTTGCTTTGGGCGGCCTTTTTTCCGAACGCAGCGGTGTTGTCAACATTGCTTTGGAAGGGATCATGGTTGTCGGAGCCTTGGCCAGCGTGCTTTTTATCTATTTGATGCAGACTTATGCGCTGCTTTCCGGCAATTTTTTGTTGATTTGCGCAGTTTTTATTGCTATCATAGCCGGGATGCTGTATTCCCTGCTGCATGCATACGCCGCCATCAATATGAAGGCAAATCAGGTCATCAGCGGTACTGCTCTGAATTTGGCTTCCTCCCCACTGGCGATTTTAGTCGGCAGAATTGCGACCGGCAGCATCAGCGGCCGCAGTGTACAGCAGATTCCGTTTGAAAATCAGTTTCATATCGCCAAACTGCCGCTCTTGGGTGATTTGCCGCTGCTCGGACCGCTCTTTTTCCAAAACACCTACCTGACCACTTATCTTTCGGTGGCGATTTTGATTGTGTCCTGGGTGGTGCTCTATCGTACAAAATTCGGCTTGCGTCTGAGGGCATGCGGCGAACATCCGCAGGCGGCTGATTCGGTTGGGATTAATGTCTATCGAATGCGTTATGCCGGCGTAGTCATCTCAGGCGCGTTAGCGGGATTGGGCGGTTTGGTTTTTGTCATTCCGACTTCGACCAATTTCAATGCCTCCGTGGCCGGTTACGGTTTTCTGGCGCTGGCTGTGCTGATCTTCGGCCAATGGAAACCTTGGCGTGTGTTTGCCGCTTCGCTTTTCTTTGGCGCGATGAAAACCATTTCGGCATCCTATTCTTCCATCGGACTGCTGCAGGGTTTCGGCATTTCCAGTGAAATTTATAAGATGATTCCCTATTTTGCCACCCTGATCGTCTTGGTCTTCTCCTCCAAAAATTCGCAGGCGCCGAAAGCCTCCGGTGAACCCTATGACCAGGGCGCCCGCTGA